The Miscanthus floridulus cultivar M001 chromosome 17, ASM1932011v1, whole genome shotgun sequence genome has a window encoding:
- the LOC136518126 gene encoding uncharacterized protein At5g39865-like translates to MWPSWVKTRSSDPAAASTSTALVPAAGASPRLSIPNTSLKDLRSLLAPDSAAAGAALPSASPSPRVFHRIRVAASALRVLRALQHSPSPAAAPAGNGKELVPGAWGGQVVLYFTSLRVVRGTYEDCRAVRAILRGLRAAVDERDLSMDPGYLPELAALLPPHAQQQQRRRVALPQVFVGGRHLGGAEDVRRLHESGELRRIVAPANPAFPGTCARCGGERYVLCGACDGSHKRYSLKGGGGFRACAECNENGLVRCPACCCVVPAA, encoded by the coding sequence ATGTGGCCGTCGTGGGTCAAGACGCGCAGCTCTGACCCCGCTGCCGCCTCCACGTCCACCGCCCTCGTCCCCGCCGCCGGCGCGTCCCCGCGCCTCTCCATCCCCAACACGTCTCTCAAGGACCTCCGGTCCCTGCTCGCGCCGgactccgccgccgccggtgccgcCTTGCCCTCCGCCTCCCCGTCGCCGCGCGTCTTCCACCGCATCCGCGTCGCCGCCTCCGCGCTCCGGGTCCTCCGCGCGCTCCAGCACTCCCCGTccccggccgccgcgcccgccggcaACGGCAAGGAGCTAGTACCGGGCGCCTGGGGCGGGCAGGTGGTGCTGTACTTCACCTCCCTCCGCGTGGTCCGCGGCACCTACGAGGACTGCCGCGCGGTGCGCGCCATCCTGCGCGGGCTCCGCGCCGCCGTCGACGAGCGCGACCTCTCCATGGACCCCGGCTACCTGCCGGAGCTCGCCGCGCTCCTGCCCCCGcacgcgcagcagcagcagcgccgccgcgtgGCGCTGCCCCAGGTCTTCGTCGGCGGCCGCCACCTCGGCGGCGCCGAGGATGTCCGGCGCCTCCACGAGTCCGGCGAGCTCCGCCGCATCGTCGCCCCGGCCAACCCCGCGTTCCCCGGCACCTGCGCCCGCTGCGGCGGCGAGCGCTACGTGCTCTGCGGCGCCTGCGACGGCAGCCACAAGCGGTACAGCCTCAAGGGCGGCGGCGGGTTCCGCGCCTGCGCCGAGTGCAACGAGAACGGGCTCGTCCGCTGCCCCGCCTGCTGCTGCGTCGTCCCCGCCGCCTGA